In Fibrobacter sp., the sequence AGCAACAGCCATTTGGACCATTCCAATAAGCAGAACGATTATTCCAAGCTAAATCGCTATAAGCAGGAACACCTTTTGCAACATTAGCATAATTGTCCCGATCATGGTCAGCGTCTCCTATAGCAAGAGAATTGGCCGTCAGCAAAAGAGCCTTTACAACCTCAGGATGTCTTTTGTAGAAAACATGATCTTGTAGTAAATCAGCAACCATCCCAGCCATGTATGGAGTTGACGCACTAGTGCCATCAAAAAAACCGTTATAACTTACAGAGCCGTTTTCCCACACATAATGCGCATTCGGGAAAAAGAAATCCGTAAAATTAGCAACTTCAGGTTTCTGATTCCTTATATCTGAATTTCTCCAAGCAGAATAAGAAGCATAATTTCTCGTCATAGGATCAACTGCACCCACAGTAATCGCATTAACTGCAAGCCCGGGACTTTTCACCCAAAAATCATCATCCTCATCTTCAAAATTCTTATTTCCTGCACAAACAAAATTGATAACTCTATTATTGTAAATATAGTCATCCATATCAACATCAGCTTGGCAATAATCACCCCCAGCACAAACCGTCCAAGAATGCGATCCAACATCTATTTGAGGATCCATAGTATTTGGGTTAGGATAAGCATCCTCATCGTAACCATAAATCATTGCTTGAGGGGCTGTTTCTTGAAGAATTCTAGCAACACCTGTCGGATGCCCCTTATAACCACGATAACACGGCGTCATCGCAGAATAATGGTCCGTATCTAAGTCAGATGTTTCAGGACATCCCGTTTCATTAAAATACACACCAACACCATTGCCTTTATGGTTATTGGTAAACGCATGAGTATTAATTTGAGAAAGGGTAAAAATACTCGAATAGGTCATTGACGGTTTCGGTTCTTTATATTCCCCAACTAGAACAGGAGTCGGTCCACTTAAAAGTTCTCGAATTTCTTTCGCCGTAAGGTAATCGACATAGCTAGGCTTATAGAACTTTTCGTTTTCCTTTTTCGTTCGAGACACATAAGCATCTTTTGACAGAAGCTGATTATTCAACCAATATCGAGGAAACAACACATCGTTTTCATAACGACCATAGGAAGCTGAGTCCATTGATTCTCTAAAAGAGAGATCACTCACAATGACCTTCATTCTGTTTTCTATCGGAAAAACAGCTGTTTTCAATTGATCCCGCTGTCTTCCCATAACATCTCGTTCAACGCTTGCAGTTCTATACTGAGTCTTTTGATTCAAGAATTCTTCAACAGCCCTCGTCACATGGCTTTGAGGAACATATTGCGGCAATACATCAACCTTTCCTTCCTCAGACCAAACGCTTGTTATAACAAAAAATGTGAATGCAAAATACTTTTTCATATAAAAATCGGCTTTTTTCCAATATATAATTTTTAATTAAGCCAGTCATTATAAATTCAGGTCTAAAATACCTCGCTTACGAATAGTCCAATTTTCAAATTGGTGCGACGACGTCGCACTAATTACGTTTGCCAAACCTTCAAAAGTCTGGGGGTTGGAATTTTGCCAATCGTTGGGCAACTTGAAATCTTGAATTTGACTGGACATAGTATCTCCTTTGGAAAGAAAAAAGACATCTGTTTTTCAGATGCCTTGGAGATACTTTTTCGAACCTCGGGCGGAATTATAGCTTATACATAAATACTGGCAAGGGTCAAATTGTAATTTGTTTGTAAAAGGAGATCCTCCCCATACGGGAACCATGCGCACTAAGGAACAAGTTCCTAAGTGCTGTCCGCCGGAATCAAGTCCGGGATGACACATTGTGTTAAACGGGATCGTTTACGGGCTTGCTGTAGTCGCGTTCGCCGAAGAGGGCGGTGCCTACGCGGATCATGGTAGAACCTTCTTCGATGGCCACTTCCAAGTCGCCGGTCATGCCCATGGAAAGCTGGTCGAAGTTTGCGAATACGCCGCCCCTGGCCAAGTACTTCTGCTGAAGATTGCGGAGGAAGGCAAAGCATTCGCGGGAATCTTCTGCAACACCGGTGTTCTTGCCGATGGTCATGAGGCCGCGGAATTTCAAGTGCTGGAATTTTTCGCTCTTGCCGTCGGGACCACAAGGGCCAGCGACTTTTTCAAGTTCTGCCAGGAATGCGTCGGCGTTTGCAACATCCAAACCGCTCTTGGTTTCTTCTTCGCCGGCGTTCACCTGAAAAAGAATTTCCAAAGTCTTGCCATTGGCCGCAACCTTTTCGCCTGGCAGTGCTGCGCAGACCTTTTCCAGTTTTTCAACGGCTTCCATGCTTGCAATGGAATGAATGCAGTCGGCGACGATGGCGGCCTTCTTCAATTTGTTGCTCTGCACAGGTCCTATGACATGGCACTGCACCGGGGAGCCATCGAGAGCCACGCGACGTTCGCTGAACTTGGATTCCGCTTCCTGCACGCGGTTCTCGCCAAAGACTTTTGCACCCAGGGCAATTGCGTTTTCCACTGCTTCCGCCGAGTGGAACTTACTGACCCAAACCAAAAGCACCGATTCACGGGAACGGCCCGCCTGAGCGCAAGCGGCAGAGATTCTCGTTTCCAATTTGGCCAGCTGGCCACGCATTTCTTCAAGAGTAAATTCCATGTTCCGAAATATAGAAAAACCCATAAGCCCAAGTTTTTATGGAACCGACTTTTAATATATTGCAGTACGGAAAGGCGAGGAGAACTTTGAAGAAATTACTACTGGTCATATTTGCGGTTCTATTCTTTTGCGGGGGTGCGCTTCCCGCAGTGGAAGACTATCTGGATGAAATCGCAAACAGCAAGGAAGTCCTGACCTTTTTCAACAAGAAGGATTCTCCCGAAAAACTGAAGAAGTTCATCACCTCGGTTAATCAGAAACTGAGCGCCGCCGATGTGGATCGCTTTTCCAATTATATCCTGACTTATTCAAAGCAGTACGATGTGGACTATAAATTGGTGGCCGCCGTCATTGCCCAGGAAAGCAAATTCAAGGTCAACGCCAAAAGCCGCGTCGGTGCGTTAGGGCTGATGCAGGTGATGCCCACCACCGGGAAAAACGTGGCCCAGAAACTGAAACTCCAAAGCTTCAACCTGATGGATGCGAAGGACAATATCCAGATCGGCGTCAAGTTCATCTCCATGCTGCACAAGGAATACAGTGGCGATATCAACTTAATGCTGGCCCATTACAACGGCGGATACAAGCAGGCGGAACTGTACAAGACTTTCAGGTACTTCGAACTTTTACGTCTTGTGTTTATGAAATACGAAACCTTTGACTACGTGAAAAAAGTCAAGGCCAACTACCGAAAGATTAATCGGGAACTTTAGCCGTCTCGAAATCTAATCCCGAAATTTAAACGTTGCGAATTTAAACGTTGCGAAATTTCTGTACAAAAAAAGACCCGCAGATTTGTTCCGCGGGTCCTTTAATTTTTACTTCTTGCCAGATTTTTTCTTCGCGGCCGTCTT encodes:
- a CDS encoding S8 family peptidase; this translates as MKKYFAFTFFVITSVWSEEGKVDVLPQYVPQSHVTRAVEEFLNQKTQYRTASVERDVMGRQRDQLKTAVFPIENRMKVIVSDLSFRESMDSASYGRYENDVLFPRYWLNNQLLSKDAYVSRTKKENEKFYKPSYVDYLTAKEIRELLSGPTPVLVGEYKEPKPSMTYSSIFTLSQINTHAFTNNHKGNGVGVYFNETGCPETSDLDTDHYSAMTPCYRGYKGHPTGVARILQETAPQAMIYGYDEDAYPNPNTMDPQIDVGSHSWTVCAGGDYCQADVDMDDYIYNNRVINFVCAGNKNFEDEDDDFWVKSPGLAVNAITVGAVDPMTRNYASYSAWRNSDIRNQKPEVANFTDFFFPNAHYVWENGSVSYNGFFDGTSASTPYMAGMVADLLQDHVFYKRHPEVVKALLLTANSLAIGDADHDRDNYANVAKGVPAYSDLAWNNRSAYWNGPNGCCFDDGGMITKIESNIVANHHYRIAIAWLTPATYVYAHRMISQDLDLFVYQDGELIARSESSSNPFEVVDFFTTSSSDLIVKIKRYSNSGMGDVVLGYNFWHNQ
- a CDS encoding YggS family pyridoxal phosphate-dependent enzyme, which encodes MEFTLEEMRGQLAKLETRISAACAQAGRSRESVLLVWVSKFHSAEAVENAIALGAKVFGENRVQEAESKFSERRVALDGSPVQCHVIGPVQSNKLKKAAIVADCIHSIASMEAVEKLEKVCAALPGEKVAANGKTLEILFQVNAGEEETKSGLDVANADAFLAELEKVAGPCGPDGKSEKFQHLKFRGLMTIGKNTGVAEDSRECFAFLRNLQQKYLARGGVFANFDQLSMGMTGDLEVAIEEGSTMIRVGTALFGERDYSKPVNDPV
- a CDS encoding lytic transglycosylase domain-containing protein, with the protein product MKKLLLVIFAVLFFCGGALPAVEDYLDEIANSKEVLTFFNKKDSPEKLKKFITSVNQKLSAADVDRFSNYILTYSKQYDVDYKLVAAVIAQESKFKVNAKSRVGALGLMQVMPTTGKNVAQKLKLQSFNLMDAKDNIQIGVKFISMLHKEYSGDINLMLAHYNGGYKQAELYKTFRYFELLRLVFMKYETFDYVKKVKANYRKINREL